A window from Oncorhynchus mykiss isolate Arlee chromosome 9, USDA_OmykA_1.1, whole genome shotgun sequence encodes these proteins:
- the arl2 gene encoding ADP-ribosylation factor-like protein 2: protein MGLLTILKKMKHKEREMRLLMLGLDNAGKTTILKKFNGEDVSTISPTLGFNIKTLEHKGFKLNIWDVGGQKSLRSYWRNYFESTDGLVWVVDSADRLRLEDCRQELSSLLMEERLSGATLLVFANKQDLPGSLSKETIREALGLDDIKTHHWCIIGCSAVTGENLLTGVDWLLDDIAARVFTAD, encoded by the exons ATGGGTTTGCTGACAATACTGAAGAAAATGAAGCACAAGGAGCGAGAGATGCGACTCCTTATGTT GGGCTTAGACAACGCTGGTAAGACCACTATTCTGAAGAAGTTCAATGGCGAGGATGTGAGTACCATCTCTCCTACACTGGGGTTCAATATCAAAACCTTGGAACATAAAGG GTTCAAGTTAAACATCTGGGACGTGGGCGGTCAGAAATCCCTTCGTTCTTACTGGAGGAACTACTTTGAGAGCACCGATGGGTTGGTGTGGGTGGTGGACAGCGCAGACAGACTGAGATTGGAGGACTGCAGACAGGAACTTAGCTCTCTGCTGATGgaggag agGTTATCTGGAGCTACTCTCCTGGTGTTCGCCAACAAACAGGACCTTCCTGGATCCCTGAGTAAAGAGACCATTCGAGAG gCCCTGGGTCTGGATGACATTAAGACTCACCACTGGTGTATCATCGGCTGCAGTGCTGTGACAGGAGAGAACCTACTGACAGGAGTAGACTGGCTACTGGATGACATCGCTGCACGCGTCTTCACTGCAGATTAA
- the batf2 gene encoding basic leucine zipper transcriptional factor ATF-like 2: protein MGPLLTDMPLVASFVDSRSEGSGTSFSGEDCPSPSESERGGQKGVRVDRRGKRRVKNRDAARKSRKKQTERADILHQDLQTLESSNSALEKEIAGLRREFRLYTATLEQHESACTLRPSSIPANIPCCQILSPSASSIAPVTTPAPAVSPQTTPTSAVSPQTTPAPTVSPQTTLGSLLAPVPGGQRTSLSAPASSPLPTLVTVPSTAHVTNPYPLLSTLYSPISNIASLIAPNNMCASPITPKTNISPLTTSINNLAHPTTPITNLAPPTIPAPTLSPISYPLTMYPLNLSTPAIEPPIELSLSDILDSPDWLCDPASPTWGEF from the exons ATGGGACCTTTACTAACAGATATGCCGCTGGTGGCATCCTTCGTCGACTCGCGATCAGAAGGCAGCGGCACGTCTTTCTCCGGCGAGGACTGCCCAAGCCCATCTGAATCG gagagaggaggacagaaaggAGTGCGTGTCGACCGGAGAGGTAAAAGAAGAGTGAAGAACAGAGACGCTGCCAGGAAGAGCAGGAAAAAACAGACGGAGAGAGCAGACATTCTCCACCAG gatctACAGACCTTGGAAAGTTCTAACTCAGCTCTAGAGAAGGAGATTGCTGGTCTGAGAAGAGAGTTCCGGCTCTACACAGCCACCCTGGAGCAACATGAATCTGCCTGCACCCTCCGGCCCTCCTCTATACCCGCCAATATCCCCTGCTGCCAGATCCTGTCCCCCTCCGCGTCATCTATTGCCCCTGTGACTACCCCTGCACCCGCTGTGTCCCCTCAAACTACCCCGACATCCGCTGTGTCCCCTCAAACTACCCCGGCACCCACTGTGTCCCCTCAAACCACCCTGGGCTCTCTTCTTGCCCCAGTACCTGGAGGGCAGAGGACTAGTTTATCTGCCCCTGCCTCTTCACCACTCCCCACTCTCGTCACTGTTCCTTCAACTGCCCATGTGACTAACCCCTACCCTTTGCTTTCCACTCTATACTCCCCAATATCTAATATTGCCTCTCTGATTGCCCCAAACAATATGTGTGCCTCTCCAATTACCCCAAAAACGAATATTTCCCCTCTAACTACCTCGATAAATAATCTTGCCCATCCAACTACCCCAATAACTAATCTTGCCCCTCCAACTATCCCTGCTCCTACTCTGTCACCCATCTCCTACCCTCTGACCATGTACCCTCTGAACTTGTCTACCCCAGCCATTGAACCCCCAATAGAATTGTCCCTCTCCGACATCTTGGACAGTCCTGATTGGCTCTGCGACCCTGCATCACCCACCTGGGGCGAGTTCTAA